From Solanum stenotomum isolate F172 chromosome 2, ASM1918654v1, whole genome shotgun sequence:
TTTATCATACTTAAAATTGCATAACATCGTGTGCATTTATTTAGAGTAGTTTAATACAACCCTCTCCTCTTCTATTTCAAAATGGTGAGAGGATTGTATTTATCTAATCTGTATGTAAATAGCAGCTTAAAGAAAATCTTAGTCACAAACTTAATTTTTGGTCTCCAGGCAATTGAGGAACAGAGATGCAGCTGTGAGGTCACGAGAGAGGAAGAAGTTGTACGTTAGGGATCTTGAGTTGAAGAGTAGATACTTTGAATCAGAATGCAAAAGGCTGGGGTTTGTTCTCCAGTGTTGTCTTGCTGAAAATCAAGCTTTACGCTTCTCTTTGCAGAATAGCAGTGCTAATGGTGTTTCTATGACCAAGCAGGAGTCTGCCGTGCTCTTGTTGGGTAAGTGCATAAGAAACATTCTTGTCATTTGGCTAAAATACATTCTTTATACCACTTTTTGCTACTAAAATTTTCTGGACTTTGCTTTAGTTGATGTTTGAAGCAAGAAATAGATGGGGAATGTCTGACATTTTTCCAGTTTGCCATCTTTATGTTGAATAGAAAGATGCATTATGTTCTCTCAAATGCCTATATTAATAGATGCAATATGAATTTGCAGAATCCCTGCTGTTGGGTTCCCTGCTTTGGTTCCTGGGCATCACATGCCTGCTCATTCTACCCAGCCAAACCTGGTCAGTTCCAGAAGAAAATCAGGGAAGCAGAAACCACGGGCTTCTCCTTCCAATAAAGGAAGGAAAAAAGACTAGTCGGATTTTGTTGTTCCTGTCCTTCATGATGGGCAAAAGATGCAAAGCTTCAAGATCGAGGATGAGGTTCAACCCCCATTCCTTGGGAGTTGTGATGTGACTCGTTGTGATCAAATCCATTCCCTTAGGTGGATCATGGTTCCTTTTGAGTTCTTTAGTTTTGTGTCAGAGATTCTCTGTATGTGTCTTGCTTTGACATCTGAAGGATGTAGTTCACTGTTATTAGTTAATGACTTTTGAGCTATAtatattatctatgcaactttTTAACAGTTCCAACCGAAATTCGGTTGtctttatttttgcttttcctTATCTCAATATCCTTTTTGCCCATAGTGGTAGTTAGGAGCGGGACTACCAGGCCACCATTTCATCCTCCTTGCTGAATTTCCAGTACTATGAAATCATGTGAAAATGGATGATGGGATCTCTATTAATTTGGAATAACATTCAGCATCTTTAAATTATGTTCAAACTTTGATGGTGGATCAAACCACCAGCTCTATAAGGTTGCAGACAGTGATCTGTTTCTATTATTTTCCCTTCAAAGGGGGATTGAGCAATGCAAAAAGGAGGTTTGACGAGATAATAAAGACTAAGAAAGCGTATGTACTTGGGGGAGCATATTCCGCAAATGTCTGCACGCCCTCTTGTGCGTGGGCAGCATTGGAGAAAGAAGGAAATGTGCATTT
This genomic window contains:
- the LOC125855560 gene encoding bZIP transcription factor 60; this encodes MVDNFDDIINWDDVDHIFHNVLDNPHDDDQFTLHDSSPQTFQQIEQLLMNDDDVGLVSFEDADPQFAADFLSDVLVDSPLHSDHSHSPAEQAIGFTDSKVSSGSDADQDKHKSPSDGDDELNNHDPVDKKRKRQLRNRDAAVRSRERKKLYVRDLELKSRYFESECKRLGFVLQCCLAENQALRFSLQNSSANGVSMTKQESAVLLLESLLLGSLLWFLGITCLLILPSQTWSVPEENQGSRNHGLLLPIKEGKKTSRILLFLSFMMGKRCKASRSRMRFNPHSLGVVM